The following proteins are co-located in the Cryptococcus neoformans var. grubii H99 chromosome 1, complete sequence genome:
- a CDS encoding DASH complex subunit DAD2, which produces MSRPSIEMNLPPSLLNFYQKQQEYAGLQALREASADLVVRAEKLAEMSNIMADGGEAIGGVLRNWPHVFSILSLFTAQMEESSGDRSRQEDEDEEPLPCLVRLAYGGETASVEGSAPTTTTASDKTKQQ; this is translated from the exons ATGTCCCGTCCATCAATAGAAATGAACCTCCCCCCTTCACTCCTCAACTTTTATCAAAAACAGCAAGAATATGCCGGTCTTCAGGCTTTGCGCGAAGCATCTGCGGATCTTGTAGTAAGGGCTGAGAAGCTCGCAGAGATGTCTAATATAATGGCAGAcgggggagaag CGATTGGTGGGGTGTTGAGAAATTGGCCTCAcgtcttctccatcctcagcctcttca CGGCCCAAATGGAGGAATCTTCTGGAGATCGCTCACGtcaggaagatgaggacgaagagcCTCTCCCTTGTCTCGTGCGCTTAGCATACGGCGGCGAAACGGCCTCTGTAGAGGGCTCCGCACCGACGACCACCACCGCATCTGATAAAACAAAACAACAATGA